One Purpureocillium takamizusanense chromosome 1, complete sequence genomic window carries:
- the RFC2 gene encoding Subunit of heteropentameric Replication factor C (RF-C) (EggNog:ENOG503NUEK~COG:L), producing the protein MASFFDLKARKAAAVANGPSDNKNQRHADVRNQPWVEKYRPKTLDDVAAQDHTVTVLQRTLQAANLPHMLFYGPPGTGKTSTILALAKELYGPEMIKARVLELNASDERGISIVREKVKDFARMQLTNPPPHYKDKYPVPPFKIIILDEADSMTQDAQSALRRTMETYSKITRFCLICNYVTRIIDPLASRCSKFRFKSLDQGNAKKRLEEIAQNEGVLLEDGAVDTLIRCSDGDLRKAITFLQSAARLVGAVAPAKTAADAEEMDVDRRPVTVKIIEDIAGVIPDRTVKQLVDAMRPRASKDAYDAVSRVVEDMVADGWSATQVVSQLYQVLTTDETIPDLQKNRIVMIFSEIDKRLVDGADEHLSILDLAMRISAVMTGK; encoded by the exons ATGGCCAGCTTTTTCGACCTCAAAGCCCGcaaggctgctgccgtcgccaatGGCCCGTCGGACAACAAGAACCAACGTCACGCCGACGTGAGGAATCAGCCATGGGTAGAGAAATA CCGCCCAAAGActctcgacgacgttgccgcGCAAGACCACACGGTCACGGTCCTCCAACGCACCCTCCAGGCCGCCAAC CTGCCACACATGCTCTTCTACGGGCCCCCGGGTACGGGCAAGACGTCCACCATTCTGGCCTTGGCAAAGGAGCTATACGGCCCCGAGATGATCAAGgcgcgcgtcctcgagctgaACGCTTccgacgagcgcggcatcTCCATCGTCAGAGAAAAGGTCAAGGACTTTGCGCGCATGCAGCTGACGAATCCGCCACCACACTACAAGGACAAGTATCCCGTGCCGCCCTTCAAGatcatcatcctcgacgaggccgattCCATGACCCAGGACGCACAGAGCGCCCTGCGCCGGACCATGGAGACATACAGCAAGATTACGCGCTTTTGCTTGATCTGCAACTACGTCACACGCATCATCGACCCTCTCGCCAGCCGATGCAGCAAGTTCCGTTTCAAGAGTCTCGACCAGGGCAACGCCAAGAAGAGGCTCGAAGAAATTGCGCAGAACGAAggcgtgctgctggaggaCGGGGCGGTTGATACCCTCATTCgctgcagcgacggcgacttgCGAAAGGCCATCACCTTCTTACAGAGCGCTGCCCGACTAGTTGGCGCGGTTGCACCTGCGAAAACtgctgccgatgccgaggagatggacgtGGATAGGCGCCCAGTGACGGTTAAAATCATTGAGGACATTGCCGGCGTCATTCCCGACCGCACGGTTAAACAGCTTGTTGATGCCATGCGCCCGAGGGCTTCAAAAGACGCCTATGATGCGGTTTCCAGAGTAGTCGAGGACATGGTTGCTGACGGGTGGAGTGCGACTCAGGTGGTTTCTCAG CTGTATCAGGTCCTGACTACCGACGAGACTATCCCGGATCTTCAGAAGAATAGGATAGTGATGATCTTCTCGGAGATTGACAAGAGGTTGGTTGACGGGGCGGACGAGCACCTGTCAATTCTGGACCTGGCAATGAGGATATCGGCCGTCATGACTGGAAAGTGA
- a CDS encoding E2 ubiquitin-conjugating enzyme (COG:O~EggNog:ENOG503P01Z) has product MHLIMHGRAVKSRLPSYPSITPAHLLRPPRSLNSLTGKLPCLPALSSFGAPPCTSALQFACPNPSIVHTLSPRLDRRHFHLRRASRRPSLQTVWPARLRNKFRFPASHPFAAQPRPPPRPPSSPPHGRPPQQPPCLVPRSPPTLTGAMDQSIIRISKELSDIQRGSDLAIAVACRDVDVRNVKALIVGPHETPYEFGFFEFAIRFNKEYPSKAPNVQCVTTNGGLCRFNPNIYANGKICLSILGTWRGEPGEEWSSAQGLESILLSIQSLLSSNPYENEPGFEDANEESDKRMQKAYIEKIRHETLRISVIQRLESYLGLAPDGSRLKDVETEEVDESSIPFEPFKDLCKRRFLWYYPSYLAAIQAAKTEVKANQVFSRMPFEAPSHNSMEGRFNYPELERRLNNIKAALDDEPKVWAEEGLAAMAQESTVCVNLQHQFEQVSAAFKRSDMPHDVALDNGNPFCWVITYFGAPMTNLDGGLLRIRMSFSPRFPDEQPRVRFETKIFHHHVAEDGTACYSPNPLKREDIKSHIEAIISVLEEEEPAYDPRMIVNPEATRLYWGKTSDSKKMYNRRLRRSVQQSMEDFPE; this is encoded by the exons ATGCACCTCATCATGCATGGGCGCGCAGTCAAGTCCCGACTCCCGAGCTACCCCTCCATCACCCCAGCCCACCTGCTGCGTCCACCTCGGTCACTCAACTCATTGACCGGCAAG ctgccttgcctgcctgccttgtcATCTTTCGGCGCACCTCCATGTACCTCTGCCCTGCAGTTTGCCTGCCCGAACCCTTCCATCGTTCACACACTTTCCCCTCGACTTGACCGCCGACATTTCCATCTCAGAAgagcctcgcgccgcccatcacTTCAGACTGTCTGGCCAGCCCGGTTGCGCAACAAATTCCGTTTCCCTGCATCCCATCCTTTCGCCGctcagcctcgtcctcctcctcgtcctccttcttcccctccccaTGGTCGCCCTCCTCAGCAGCCACCCTGTCTCGTGCCtcgcagcccgccgacgctgaCAGGCGCCATGGATCAGTCCATTATCCGCATCTCCAAG GAGCTAAGCGACATCCAAAGAGGCTCAGATCTCG CTATCGCTGTCGCCTGTCGCGATGTTGATGTTCGCAACGTCAAAGCCCTCATTGTCGGCCCGCACGAGACGCCATATGAGTTTGGCTTTTTCGAG TTTGCGATTCGGTTCAACAAAG AGTACCCATCCAAAGCGCCTAATGTACAGTGCGTAACGACAAACGGCGGGTTGTGTCGGTTCAACCCAAACATCTATGCTAACGGCAAGATCTGTCT ATCCATCCTTGG CACATGGAGAGGTGAACCTGGCGAGGAGTGGTCGTCCGCTCAAGGTCTCGAGTCCATACTGCTGTCCATTCAAAGTCTTCTCTCGTCCAACCCTTACGAGAACGAACCCGGCTTCGAGGATGCAAATGAGGAGTCGGACAAGAGAATGCAAAAGGCCTATATTGAGAAG ATTCGCCATGAAACCCTTCGCATTTCCGTTATCCAGCGCCTCGAATCCTACCTTGGTCTCGCCCCGGATGGTTCACGGCTCAAGGACGTAGAGACGGAGGAAGTGGACGAAAGCAGCATACCTTTCGAACCCTTCAAGGACCTTTGCAAACGTCGCTTTCTCTGGTACTACCCTTCGTATCTCGCCGCCATTCAGGCGGCTAAGACTGAGGTCAAGGCGAATCAGGTATTCTCGAGAATGCCGTTCGAGGCGCCCAGCCACAATAGCATGGAGGGCCGGTTCAACTACCCCGAACTTGAGCGCAGGTTGAACAATATCAAGGCCGCACTCGATGACGAACCTAAAGTCTGGGCCGAGGAGGGtctcgcggccatggcccaggAATCGACGGTATGCGTGAATCTGCAGCACCAGTTCGAGCAGGTATCGGCGGCCTTCAAACGTAGCGACATGCCCCATGACGTGGCACTCGACAACGGAAACCCATTCTGTTGGGTCATCACGTACTTTGGCGCCCCGATGACGAATCTAGACGGAGGACTCTTGCGAATTCGGATGAGTTTCAGTCCCCGATTCCCCGATGAGCAACCCCGAGTACGCTTCGAGACAAAGATTTTCCACCACCACGTTGCCGAGGACGGTACGGCCTGCTACAGCCCAAATCCGTTGAAGCGTGAGGACATCAAGTCTCATATCGAGGCCATAATATCGGTCCtagaggaggaagagccCGCCTACGACCCCCGCATGATTGTCAATCCCGAAGCCACCCGTCTGTATTGGGGTAAGACTTCGGACAGCAAGAAGATGTATAACCGCCGACTGCGACGGTCTGTACAACAGAGCATGGA GG
- a CDS encoding uncharacterized protein (EggNog:ENOG503P2GG) — MSDPGGIALKLKADLERYVKPREQVNYIRRILALHLGSFTGDGPVTQPLSLVDGVLDVDSGQALSGLHKEYIDALKANAAARREFDKVLRTATSQPEARPQQPSSEPDFLHEQLALLQMQRKKKCLLAIEACLDRLAEKPASFHSFLDSEDIFHGSKPLPSVPQAVLNSFVREQSSAGPDLHQRLHQLEKTVLRSKLLLKQEERVLAEARARCSKSSVSNGAKLEALNATRDELIAWIETELGKASSEESEDVAKEASEGQAQESKIDQGAVTTRLQQIQHKYSAYVAARKGLVELLARRPQPSIPPPTKQPNITSKLATGSADPVTHLLTPYIEGILSVSRQQKAAITQKSHIATVLSKRSKDTRQVLDRLAEESQLLPAHQVKDSRTRRAGLDFEMASKSSDRDGVAPRVKPWVLAADAAKIANLEAVAETIDGGQAALESSMTSLLKTYQLLGRSGHVSEEDAAVEDATDDDVWLGGGERSAAVRKHSQKETKPALQNGDPWSILHGNLGLIGHDDAE, encoded by the coding sequence ATGAGCGACCCTGGCGGGATTGCTTtgaagctcaaggccgaccTTGAGCGCTACGTCAAGCCGCGGGAGCAAGTCAACTACATCAGGCGCATCTTAGCTCTTCACCTGGGCTCCTTCACTGGTGATGGGCCTGTCACGCAGCCGTTGTCACTCGTCGACGGTGTCCTTGATGTTGACTCTGGCCAGGCGCTCTCGGGTCTTCACAAGGAATACATCGACGCCCTGAAAGCGAACGCGGCCGCTCGTCGCGAGTTCGACAAGGTCCTGCGCACAgcgaccagccagcccgaGGCGAGACCGCAACAGCCATCCAGCGAACCGGACTTCTTGCACGAGCAGCTCGCACTGTTGCAAATGCAACGCAAGAAGAAGTGTCTTTTGGCCATAGAGGCTTGCCTGGATCGCCTTGCCGAGAAGCCCGCCTCGTTCCACTCATTTTTGGACTCAGAGGACATATTCCATGGCTCTAAGCCGCTGCCCAGCGTCCCGCAGGCTGTCCTCAACAGCTTCGTGAGGGAACAGAGCAGTGCGGGGCCCGACTTGCATCAGCGGCTACACCAGCTGGAGAAGACGGTTCTGCGCTCCAAGCTGCTCTTGAAGCAGGAAGAGCGTGTGCTTGCCGAAGCCCGAGCCAGGTGCAGCAAGTCGAGCGTCAGCAACGGTGCAAAACTCGAGGCTCTCAACGcgacgcgcgacgagctTATCGCCTGGATAGAAACGGAGCTTGGTAAGGCTTCGTCGGAGGAGTCCGAAGATgtcgccaaggaggcgagcgagggccAGGCTCAGGAGTCCAAAATCGACCAAGGTGCCGTCACAACTCGGCTCCAACAGATACAGCACAAGTACTCAGCATACGTTGCTGCCAGGAAGGGTCTTGTGGAGCTCCTGGCGCGTCGTCCACAGCCGTCAATACCACCTCCCACCAAGCAGCCGAACATCACAAGCAAGCTGGCAACGGGCAGTGCGGATCCAGTTACCCACCTGCTCACCCCGTACATCGAGGGGATTCTCTCAGTCTCAAGGCAGCAAAAAGCGGCGATAACACAGAAATCGCACATCGCAACAGTCCTGAGCAAGCGAAGTAAGGACACTCGTCAGGTTCTGGATCGTTTGGCAGAAGAGAGCCAGCTTCTGCCAGCCCACCAAGTCAAGGACTCCCGCACGCGGAGGGCCGGCCTTGACTTCGAGATGGCATCCAAGTCCTCCGACCGTGACGGTGTCGCGCCCCGCGTCAAGCCGTgggtgctcgccgccgacgctgccaagATTGCAAATCTGGAAGCTGTTGCGGAAACGATCGACGGCGGTCAAGCTGCCCTCGAGAGCAGTATGACGAGCCTCCTCAAGACTTACCAGCTGCTTGGGCGAAGCGGTCATGTATCCGAGGAGgatgcggccgtcgaggatgcgaccgacgacgacgtctggCTAGGAGGTGGGGAGcgaagcgccgccgtccgcaaGCATTCGCAAAAGGAGACGAAACCTGCACTCCAAAACGGAGATCCTTGGTCCATCCTGCATGGGAACCTCGGCTTGAtaggccatgatgatgcagAGTAG
- a CDS encoding E2 ubiquitin-conjugating enzyme (COG:O~EggNog:ENOG503P01Z), translated as MDQSIIRISKELSDIQRGSDLAIAVACRDVDVRNVKALIVGPHETPYEFGFFEFAIRFNKEYPSKAPNVQCVTTNGGLCRFNPNIYANGKICLSILGTWRGEPGEEWSSAQGLESILLSIQSLLSSNPYENEPGFEDANEESDKRMQKAYIEKIRHETLRISVIQRLESYLGLAPDGSRLKDVETEEVDESSIPFEPFKDLCKRRFLWYYPSYLAAIQAAKTEVKANQVFSRMPFEAPSHNSMEGRFNYPELERRLNNIKAALDDEPKVWAEEGLAAMAQESTVCVNLQHQFEQVSAAFKRSDMPHDVALDNGNPFCWVITYFGAPMTNLDGGLLRIRMSFSPRFPDEQPRVRFETKIFHHHVAEDGTACYSPNPLKREDIKSHIEAIISVLEEEEPAYDPRMIVNPEATRLYWGKTSDSKKMYNRRLRRSVQQSMEDFPE; from the exons ATGGATCAGTCCATTATCCGCATCTCCAAG GAGCTAAGCGACATCCAAAGAGGCTCAGATCTCG CTATCGCTGTCGCCTGTCGCGATGTTGATGTTCGCAACGTCAAAGCCCTCATTGTCGGCCCGCACGAGACGCCATATGAGTTTGGCTTTTTCGAG TTTGCGATTCGGTTCAACAAAG AGTACCCATCCAAAGCGCCTAATGTACAGTGCGTAACGACAAACGGCGGGTTGTGTCGGTTCAACCCAAACATCTATGCTAACGGCAAGATCTGTCT ATCCATCCTTGG CACATGGAGAGGTGAACCTGGCGAGGAGTGGTCGTCCGCTCAAGGTCTCGAGTCCATACTGCTGTCCATTCAAAGTCTTCTCTCGTCCAACCCTTACGAGAACGAACCCGGCTTCGAGGATGCAAATGAGGAGTCGGACAAGAGAATGCAAAAGGCCTATATTGAGAAG ATTCGCCATGAAACCCTTCGCATTTCCGTTATCCAGCGCCTCGAATCCTACCTTGGTCTCGCCCCGGATGGTTCACGGCTCAAGGACGTAGAGACGGAGGAAGTGGACGAAAGCAGCATACCTTTCGAACCCTTCAAGGACCTTTGCAAACGTCGCTTTCTCTGGTACTACCCTTCGTATCTCGCCGCCATTCAGGCGGCTAAGACTGAGGTCAAGGCGAATCAGGTATTCTCGAGAATGCCGTTCGAGGCGCCCAGCCACAATAGCATGGAGGGCCGGTTCAACTACCCCGAACTTGAGCGCAGGTTGAACAATATCAAGGCCGCACTCGATGACGAACCTAAAGTCTGGGCCGAGGAGGGtctcgcggccatggcccaggAATCGACGGTATGCGTGAATCTGCAGCACCAGTTCGAGCAGGTATCGGCGGCCTTCAAACGTAGCGACATGCCCCATGACGTGGCACTCGACAACGGAAACCCATTCTGTTGGGTCATCACGTACTTTGGCGCCCCGATGACGAATCTAGACGGAGGACTCTTGCGAATTCGGATGAGTTTCAGTCCCCGATTCCCCGATGAGCAACCCCGAGTACGCTTCGAGACAAAGATTTTCCACCACCACGTTGCCGAGGACGGTACGGCCTGCTACAGCCCAAATCCGTTGAAGCGTGAGGACATCAAGTCTCATATCGAGGCCATAATATCGGTCCtagaggaggaagagccCGCCTACGACCCCCGCATGATTGTCAATCCCGAAGCCACCCGTCTGTATTGGGGTAAGACTTCGGACAGCAAGAAGATGTATAACCGCCGACTGCGACGGTCTGTACAACAGAGCATGGA GG